One genomic window of Punica granatum isolate Tunisia-2019 chromosome 1, ASM765513v2, whole genome shotgun sequence includes the following:
- the LOC116192452 gene encoding protein SMALL AUXIN UP-REGULATED RNA 10-like, whose protein sequence is MDSRKSNKISDIVRLQRMLKKWKKLAKNGSGGGTSTAPAASLSGFSSATASAISTSNGGSSKSIKFLKRTLSFTDVVSGSSASSSSSSDAVVPKGFLAVCVGKELKRFVIPMEYLRHQAFGILLQEAEEEFGFQQEGVLKIPCQVTVFEKILKAVEEKSDVFFGHDYTTDEDTVGYCSSSDCELPPSHHAQMCR, encoded by the coding sequence ATGGATTCAAGGAAGTCTAACAAAATCAGCGACATCGTTAGGCTTCAGCGGATGCTCAAGAAGTGGAAGAAGCTCGCTAAGAATGGTAGTGGAGGCGGTACCAGCACTGCTCCAGCTGCTTCTTTGAGCGGGTTTTCCTCTGCCACAGCTTCTGCAATTAGCACGAGCAACGGTGGCAGCAGCAAGAGCATCAAGTTCCTCAAGCGAACCCTCTCCTTCACGGACGTCGTCTCGGGCTcctcggcttcttcttcttcttcaagtgATGCTGTTGTCCCAAAGGGCTTCCTGGCGGTCTGTGTAGGGAAAGAGCTGAAGAGGTTCGTCATCCCTATGGAGTATCTGAGGCATCAGGCGTTCGGGATACTCCTACAGGAGGCTGAGGAAGAGTTTGGGTTCCAGCAGGAGGGAGTCCTTAAGATTCCATGCCAAGTGACCGTGTTCGAGAAGATCTTGAAGGCGGTGGAGGAGAAGAGTGATGTCTTCTTTGGGCACGACTACACAACGGACGAGGATACTGTCGGTTATTGCTCATCATCTGACTGTGAGCTTCCACCATCTCATCATGCTCAAATGTGCAGATAA
- the LOC116192451 gene encoding uncharacterized protein LOC116192451: MSLINAITAAAGATTATVTSRSRSRSTSSRAPTLLLLLPAGLTRFRCSNSTPRRGFGARSRKTSKVPEDENEPPPPIPPALQKRKSPLKQSGPLPTQAPGLSSQYSGNYGTTTGDLEFEERLKAVRRSAVEQKKADEMKEFGVIDYDAPTDTEGKTIGVGTKIGIGVAVVVFGLVFALGDYLPSVSDSPSEKVPVSRKDLPEGEKAILQSRLKQFEAALVASPKDPTALEGAAVTLAELGEYTKAASRLENLIEKKPNDPDVYRVLGEVRTELQDYEGSVAAYKKSSALSKEVNFEVLRGLTDALLAAKRPDEAVQVILASRDLLSSKQSGGVKAGNNMSGTEKQMLDPVQIDLLLGKAYSEWGHVSDAVSVYDRLISSHPDDFRGYLAKGIILKENGNAGDAERMFIQARFFAPEKAKALVDRYSRR; encoded by the exons ATGTCTCTTATAAACGCCATTACAGCGGCAGCCGGCGCTACCACTGCCACTGTCACTTCCCGTTCCCGTTCCCGTTCCACTTCCAGCAGAGCTCctactcttcttcttcttcttccagctGGATTGACTCGATTTAGATGCTCCAATTCAACCCCTAGGCGCGGCTTCGGAGCCAGAAGCAGAAAG ACCAGCAAGGTCCCCGAGGATGAGAACGAACCTCCTCCTCCTATTCCTCCTGCCCTGCAGAAAAG GAAATCCCCACTGAAGCAGTCTGGTCCTTTACCCACTC AAGCACCTGGTTTGAGCTCCCAATATAGTGGAAATTACGGCACAACCACTGGAGACCTTGAGTTTGAGGAGCGGCTCAAAGCGGTTAGGAG GTCAGCGGTTGAGCAGAAGAAAGCAGATGAGATGAAAGAATTTGGAGTGATTGACTATGATGCTCCAACCGATACAGAGGGAAAAACCATTGGAGTAGGTActaag ATTGGTATTGGAGTAGCTGTTGTGGTGTTCGGTTTGGTTTTTGCTCTGGGAGACTATCTTCCTTCTGTAAG TGATAGCCCCTCAGAAAAAGTCCCAGTGTCAAGAAAGGATCTCCCAGAGGGAGAAAAAGCTATTCTTCAG AGTAGGCTGAAACAGTTTGAGGCAGCACTTGTTGCGTCCCCTAAAGATCCAACTGCCCTTGAA GGAGCTGCAGTTACCCTGGCAGAATTAGGAGAGTATACTAAGGCTGCGTCTAGGCTTGAAAATTTGATTGAG AAAAAACCGAATGATCCTGATGTTTATCGTGTGCTTGGGGAAGTAAGAACTGAGCTCCAGGATTATGAGGGGAGTGTGGCGGCATACAAGAAATCTTCAGCA CTGTCAAAAGAGGTGAATTTTGAAGTTCTACGTGGTCTCACAGACGCATTGCTTGCTGCAAAAAGGCCAGATGAG GCTGTTCAAGTAATTCTCGCTTCTCGCGACCTCCTGAGTTCAAAGCAGTCAGGTGGTGTTAAAGCTGGGAATAATATGTCGGGAACAGAAAAACAGATGTTGGACCCAGTACAA ATTGATCTACTCCTAGGGAAAGCATATTCAGAATGGGGCCATGTGAGTGATGCAGTATCTGTCTATGATAGACTCATCTCAAGTCACCCAGACGATTTTCGGGGTTACTTGGCAAAG GGaattatattaaaagaaaatggaaatgcTGGAGATGCAGAGAGGATGTTTATACAG gCTCGTTTTTTTGCACCAGAGAAAGCGAAGGCACTGGTGGACCGTTATTCAAGAAGATGA
- the LOC116201812 gene encoding uncharacterized protein LOC116201812: MEQPPKPMSSSSTFIEDQRMKKGKKRLPTPQELISHYEAQGMDSQQASIKVIEDLQRMLFRVSSSSGSFRKDKLLFQQVSRKMDSAISRLAILEMKLDSKPSYPAAIAMGIASGAALKGIESVLPHAMNAFGQIWSAVGSINKQQ; encoded by the coding sequence ATGGAGCAGCCGCCAAAACCCAtgagcagcagcagcacatTTATTGAGGACCAGAGGatgaagaaagggaaaaagaggCTCCCAACCCCACAGGAGCTGATATCCCACTATGAGGCGCAGGGCATGGACTCCCAGCAGGCTTCCATCAAGGTCATTGAGGACCTCCAGAGGATGCTGTTCCGCGTTAGCAGCAGCAGCGGCTCCTTTAGGAAGGACAAGCTCCTCTTCCAGCAGGTTTCCCGCAAGATGGACTCTGCCATCAGCCGCCTCGCAATCCTTGAGATGAAGCTCGATTCCAAGCCCAGTTATCCTGCAGCCATTGCCATGGGGATCGCCTCGGGTGCGGCTCTCAAGGGGATTGAAAGCGTGTTGCCCCACGCGATGAATGCCTTTGGCCAGATTTGGAGTGCTGTTGGAAGCATCAACAAGCAACAGTAG
- the LOC116201763 gene encoding pyrophosphate-energized membrane proton pump 3 isoform X2 yields MAIDDDMEVGALGPYTDRPRVFPSMRSKPYKPLIFRVLMGVNIRVLLVLMLLGLGGIFYIGASTSPIIVFVFSVCIISFLLSIYLAKWVLAKDEGPPEMAQISDAIRDGAEGFFRTQYGTISKMALLLAVVILSIYLFRSTTPQQESSGLGRTISAYITVAAFLLGALCSGIAGYIGMWVSVRANVRVSSAARRSAREALQVAVRAGGFSAMVVVGMAVIGIAILYASFYVWLGVDLPGSMKVTELPLLLVGYGFGASFVALFAQLGGGIYTKAADVGADLVGKVEQGIPEDDPRNPAVIADLVGDNVGDCAARGADLFESIAAEIISAMILGGTMAQRCKIEDPSGFILFPLVVHSFDLVVSSVGVLSIRGTRDSGAKGAVEDPMAVLQKGYSVTIVLAVITFGASTRWMLYTEQAPSAWLNFALCGLVGIITAYVFVWITKYYTDYKHEPVRTLALSSSTGHGTNIIAGVSLGLESTALPVLVISVSIISAFWLGHTSGLVDETGNPTGGLFGTAVATMGMLSTAAYILTMDMFGPIADNAGGIVEMSQQPESVREITDVLDAVGNTTKATTKGFAIGSAALASFLLFSAYMDEVATFAHEPFKQVDIAIPEVFIGGLLGSMLIFLFSAWACSAVGRTAQEVVTEVRRQFIERPGIMDYKEKPDYGRCVAIVASASLREMIKPGALAIVSPVAIGVLFRILGYYTGHPLLGAKVVASMLMFATVSGILMALFLNTAGGAWDNAKKYIETGALGGKGSESHKAAITGDTVGDPFKDTAGPSLHVLIKLLATITLVMAPVFL; encoded by the exons ATGGCCATAGATGACGACATGGAGGTTGGTGCCTTAGGGCCTTATACAGACAGGCCAAGGGTGTTCCCAAGCATGCGCAGTAAACCATATAAGCCATTG ATTTTTCGGGTTCTGATGGGAGTAAACATTCGAGTTCTTCTTGTACTCATGCTCTTGGGGCTTGGAGGAATCTTTTACATTGGAGCAAGTACTTCCCCCATCATTGTTTTTGTCTTCTCCGTTTGCATAATTAGTTTCCTTTTGTCCATATATCTCGCAAAATGGGTCCTTGCGAAGGATGAAGGGCCTCCTGAGATGGCGCAG ATATCAGATGCAATACGAGATGGAGCTGAAGGGTTCTTCAGAACCCAATATGGGACAATCTCCAAGATGGCACTGCTTCTCGCAGTAGTGATTCTTAGTATATATTTGTTTCGCAGTACGACTCCACAACAAGAATCTTCTGGCCTTGGAAG GACAATTTCTGCATATATCACTGTGGCTGCATTTCTTCTAGGCGCTTTATGCTCAGGTATTGCAGGTTATATTGGAATGTGGGTTTCTGTTCGTGCAAATGTTCGAGTCTCTAGTGCTGCAAGAAGATCTGCAAGAGAGGCATTGCAG GTAGCTGTCCGTGCTGGTGGATTCTCTGCCATGGTGGTGGTTGGCATGGCTGTCATTGGAATAGCCATTCTTTATGCATCATTTTATGTTTGGTTGGGAGTGGATTTGCCAGGCTCGATGAAGGTTACTGAAT TGCCACTTCTGCTTGTTGGATATGGTTTTGGAGCTTCATTTGTTGCCCTGTTTGCTCAGCTCGGTGGTGGAATATATACAAAGGCAGCTGATGTTGGTGCTGATCTCGTGGGAAAAGTCGAGCAGGGTATACCTGAAGATGATCCTCGCAATCCTGCTGTTATTGCAGATCTG GTCGGAGACAATGTGGGTGATTGTGCAGCCAGAGGTGCCGACCTTTTTGAGAGCATAGCAGCTGAAATTATTAGTGCCATGATACTGGGAGGAACAATGGCCCAGAGATGTAAAATTGAAG ATCCATCTGGCTTCATCTTGTTTCCTCTTGTTGTTCACTCTTTTGATCTAGTGGTATCTTCAGTTGGGGTGCTTTCAATCAGGGGAACAAGAGACTCTGGTGCGAAGGGTGCTGTTGAGGATCCAATGGCAGTTTTGCAGAAAGGATATTCTGTCACTATAGTTTTGGCTGTGATTACTTTTGGTGCG TCTACGAGGTGGATGCTTTACACTGAACAAGCGCCTTCTGCATGGTTGAACTTTGCATTATGTGGGTTGGTCGGTATAATCACAGCGTATGTATTTGTCTGGATCACAAAGTACTACACTGACTACAAACATGAGCCAGTACGGACATTAGCCCTCTCTAGCTCCACTGGGCATGGAACCAACATAATAGCAGGGGTTAGCTTGGGCCTGGAGTCAACTGCCCTTCCTGTACTAGTCATAAGCGTGTCTATAATTTCCGCTTTCTGGTTGGGTCACACTTCGGGCCTGGTGGATGAGACTGGAAACCCAACAGGTGGGCTCTTTGGAACAGCTGTAGCGACAATGGGAATGCTCAGCACGGCTGCGTACATTCTCACGATGGATATGTTTGGTCCAATTGCTGATAATGCTGGTGGAATTGTGGAGATGAGTCAACAG CCAGAAAGTGTTAGGGAGATCACCGATGTTCTAGATGCGGTGGGCAACACAACAAAAGCTACCACAAAAGGCTTTGCCATTGGTTCTGCTGCTCTTGCATCTTTCCTTCTATTTAGTGCCTACATGGATGAGGTGGCTACCTTTGCCCATGAACCATTTAAACAG GTTGATATTGCAATACCAGAAGTCTTCATTGGAGGGTTGCTAGGTTCCATgctcatttttttatttagtgcATGGGCCTGCTCCGCAGTTGGCCGAACTGCACAAGAAGTCGTCACTGAAGTAAGAAGACAGTTCATTGAAAGACCTGGCATAATG GACTACAAGGAGAAACCCGATTATGGTCGTTGTGTTGCCATTGTAGCATCTGCGTCGTTGAGGGAGATGATCAAGCCGGGTGCTTTGGCTATTGTGTCCCCTGTAGCCATTG GTGTCCTCTTCAGGATATTGGGATATTACACTGGGCATCCTCTGCTCGGGGCTAAAGTGGTGGCTTCCATGTTGATGTTTGCGACAGTATCTGGTATCCTCATGGCTCTGTTCCTGAACACAGCTGGCGGTGCCTGGGACAATGCAAAGAAATACATTGAGACGGGTGCACTTGGAGGCAAGGGTAGCGAGAGTCACAAAGCAGCGATTACCGGAGACAC TGTTGGGGACCCCTTCAAAGACACGGCTGGACCGTCCCTTCATGTGTTAATAAAGTTGCTTGCGACAATCACGCTCGTCATGGCTCCGGTCTTTCTATAG
- the LOC116201763 gene encoding pyrophosphate-energized membrane proton pump 3 isoform X1 yields the protein MAIDDDMEVGALGPYTDRPRVFPSMRSKPYKPLKSQTFWGWLLAMLTVTVFLQIFRVLMGVNIRVLLVLMLLGLGGIFYIGASTSPIIVFVFSVCIISFLLSIYLAKWVLAKDEGPPEMAQISDAIRDGAEGFFRTQYGTISKMALLLAVVILSIYLFRSTTPQQESSGLGRTISAYITVAAFLLGALCSGIAGYIGMWVSVRANVRVSSAARRSAREALQVAVRAGGFSAMVVVGMAVIGIAILYASFYVWLGVDLPGSMKVTELPLLLVGYGFGASFVALFAQLGGGIYTKAADVGADLVGKVEQGIPEDDPRNPAVIADLVGDNVGDCAARGADLFESIAAEIISAMILGGTMAQRCKIEDPSGFILFPLVVHSFDLVVSSVGVLSIRGTRDSGAKGAVEDPMAVLQKGYSVTIVLAVITFGASTRWMLYTEQAPSAWLNFALCGLVGIITAYVFVWITKYYTDYKHEPVRTLALSSSTGHGTNIIAGVSLGLESTALPVLVISVSIISAFWLGHTSGLVDETGNPTGGLFGTAVATMGMLSTAAYILTMDMFGPIADNAGGIVEMSQQPESVREITDVLDAVGNTTKATTKGFAIGSAALASFLLFSAYMDEVATFAHEPFKQVDIAIPEVFIGGLLGSMLIFLFSAWACSAVGRTAQEVVTEVRRQFIERPGIMDYKEKPDYGRCVAIVASASLREMIKPGALAIVSPVAIGVLFRILGYYTGHPLLGAKVVASMLMFATVSGILMALFLNTAGGAWDNAKKYIETGALGGKGSESHKAAITGDTVGDPFKDTAGPSLHVLIKLLATITLVMAPVFL from the exons ATGGCCATAGATGACGACATGGAGGTTGGTGCCTTAGGGCCTTATACAGACAGGCCAAGGGTGTTCCCAAGCATGCGCAGTAAACCATATAAGCCATTG AAGTCACAGACCTTCTGGGGTTGGCTATTGGCAATGCTAACTGTTACAGTGTTCTTACAA ATTTTTCGGGTTCTGATGGGAGTAAACATTCGAGTTCTTCTTGTACTCATGCTCTTGGGGCTTGGAGGAATCTTTTACATTGGAGCAAGTACTTCCCCCATCATTGTTTTTGTCTTCTCCGTTTGCATAATTAGTTTCCTTTTGTCCATATATCTCGCAAAATGGGTCCTTGCGAAGGATGAAGGGCCTCCTGAGATGGCGCAG ATATCAGATGCAATACGAGATGGAGCTGAAGGGTTCTTCAGAACCCAATATGGGACAATCTCCAAGATGGCACTGCTTCTCGCAGTAGTGATTCTTAGTATATATTTGTTTCGCAGTACGACTCCACAACAAGAATCTTCTGGCCTTGGAAG GACAATTTCTGCATATATCACTGTGGCTGCATTTCTTCTAGGCGCTTTATGCTCAGGTATTGCAGGTTATATTGGAATGTGGGTTTCTGTTCGTGCAAATGTTCGAGTCTCTAGTGCTGCAAGAAGATCTGCAAGAGAGGCATTGCAG GTAGCTGTCCGTGCTGGTGGATTCTCTGCCATGGTGGTGGTTGGCATGGCTGTCATTGGAATAGCCATTCTTTATGCATCATTTTATGTTTGGTTGGGAGTGGATTTGCCAGGCTCGATGAAGGTTACTGAAT TGCCACTTCTGCTTGTTGGATATGGTTTTGGAGCTTCATTTGTTGCCCTGTTTGCTCAGCTCGGTGGTGGAATATATACAAAGGCAGCTGATGTTGGTGCTGATCTCGTGGGAAAAGTCGAGCAGGGTATACCTGAAGATGATCCTCGCAATCCTGCTGTTATTGCAGATCTG GTCGGAGACAATGTGGGTGATTGTGCAGCCAGAGGTGCCGACCTTTTTGAGAGCATAGCAGCTGAAATTATTAGTGCCATGATACTGGGAGGAACAATGGCCCAGAGATGTAAAATTGAAG ATCCATCTGGCTTCATCTTGTTTCCTCTTGTTGTTCACTCTTTTGATCTAGTGGTATCTTCAGTTGGGGTGCTTTCAATCAGGGGAACAAGAGACTCTGGTGCGAAGGGTGCTGTTGAGGATCCAATGGCAGTTTTGCAGAAAGGATATTCTGTCACTATAGTTTTGGCTGTGATTACTTTTGGTGCG TCTACGAGGTGGATGCTTTACACTGAACAAGCGCCTTCTGCATGGTTGAACTTTGCATTATGTGGGTTGGTCGGTATAATCACAGCGTATGTATTTGTCTGGATCACAAAGTACTACACTGACTACAAACATGAGCCAGTACGGACATTAGCCCTCTCTAGCTCCACTGGGCATGGAACCAACATAATAGCAGGGGTTAGCTTGGGCCTGGAGTCAACTGCCCTTCCTGTACTAGTCATAAGCGTGTCTATAATTTCCGCTTTCTGGTTGGGTCACACTTCGGGCCTGGTGGATGAGACTGGAAACCCAACAGGTGGGCTCTTTGGAACAGCTGTAGCGACAATGGGAATGCTCAGCACGGCTGCGTACATTCTCACGATGGATATGTTTGGTCCAATTGCTGATAATGCTGGTGGAATTGTGGAGATGAGTCAACAG CCAGAAAGTGTTAGGGAGATCACCGATGTTCTAGATGCGGTGGGCAACACAACAAAAGCTACCACAAAAGGCTTTGCCATTGGTTCTGCTGCTCTTGCATCTTTCCTTCTATTTAGTGCCTACATGGATGAGGTGGCTACCTTTGCCCATGAACCATTTAAACAG GTTGATATTGCAATACCAGAAGTCTTCATTGGAGGGTTGCTAGGTTCCATgctcatttttttatttagtgcATGGGCCTGCTCCGCAGTTGGCCGAACTGCACAAGAAGTCGTCACTGAAGTAAGAAGACAGTTCATTGAAAGACCTGGCATAATG GACTACAAGGAGAAACCCGATTATGGTCGTTGTGTTGCCATTGTAGCATCTGCGTCGTTGAGGGAGATGATCAAGCCGGGTGCTTTGGCTATTGTGTCCCCTGTAGCCATTG GTGTCCTCTTCAGGATATTGGGATATTACACTGGGCATCCTCTGCTCGGGGCTAAAGTGGTGGCTTCCATGTTGATGTTTGCGACAGTATCTGGTATCCTCATGGCTCTGTTCCTGAACACAGCTGGCGGTGCCTGGGACAATGCAAAGAAATACATTGAGACGGGTGCACTTGGAGGCAAGGGTAGCGAGAGTCACAAAGCAGCGATTACCGGAGACAC TGTTGGGGACCCCTTCAAAGACACGGCTGGACCGTCCCTTCATGTGTTAATAAAGTTGCTTGCGACAATCACGCTCGTCATGGCTCCGGTCTTTCTATAG